GTACGACCAGGTTTCTGTCAGCGCCTCGCCCCCTTTGTCCAAGAACGCGCGCAGCTCCACGGAAGTCTTGACCTTTGGCCGCACTTGGAACGTGAGCCGCCAGCCGCTGGTCACCGGATTCTTGACCACGTGCTGATCCAGCAATTCAGCCGACTGCTCTCCGGA
This sequence is a window from Candidatus Binatia bacterium. Protein-coding genes within it:
- a CDS encoding glucan biosynthesis protein, producing SGEQSAELLDQHVVKNPVTSGWRLTFQVRPKVKTSVELRAFLDKGGEALTETWSYVILP